A single window of Ovis aries strain OAR_USU_Benz2616 breed Rambouillet chromosome 24, ARS-UI_Ramb_v3.0, whole genome shotgun sequence DNA harbors:
- the TELO2 gene encoding telomere length regulation protein TEL2 homolog isoform X1, whose amino-acid sequence MDPVASAVRLAVQEALHILSSSEDGGHIISTLQSLRRYLGETETQAPAEEQEEFSRTHFSTILRCLVGKLSPDWLDLLPDGQLEELWASFFLEGPADQAFLVLMESIEGAASPSFRLMKMAQLLARFLSAGRMAAVMEGQCGQQAGPASRLLQETLLTRVVGLPDRLGNRLQQETLAAFFPQNYFPLLGEEVLRVLQAVVDSLRGGLDCSISFLSQVLGKACVHGRQQEILGVLVPRLTVLTQGNCLWQRVCWRLVERVPDQAMEAVLKGLVEASPGPEVLSRLLGNLVTKSKKAQFVMTRKLLFLQYSCSTPMLQSLLGYLAMDSQRRLLLVQALKELLETWGSSSAIRHAPLEQQRYVSKALLICLVHLGEAELQASRDELLASLMEGVKSRLDSSLPPVRRLGMIVAEVASARLHPEGPPLKFQYEEDDLTREMLALAAPRPAADSPLEAGPPVAPVGGESPDQETVDGGGPQAGREGSDSELDSDDELVPYDMSGDGEQRSSKTPAYVRDCLEALTASEDWERWEAALQALEGLILKSPAATREVSLELAKVLLHLEEKTAVAGFEGLRQRALVAVTVTDAARVAEYLATQFYALNYSLRQRMDILDVLALAAQELSRPGRLGRAAQRGPPGPSSQPSGATVPAWQAVVEERVRRKTRRFCKQGSTGRAAAAGPNEFNVVAGYFFFPLLQRFDRPVVTFDLLGDDQLVLGRLAHTLGALMYLAVNTAVAVPMGKALLEFVWALRFHGDAYVRQGLLSAVSSVLLSVPAERLLADLPDELLEARSWLADVAEQDADEDCRLLAVKALLLLEKLRDRLLPLSSP is encoded by the exons ATGgatcctgtggcctctgctgtccGCCTGGCAGTCCAGGAGGCTCTTCACATCCTTTCTTCATCTGAGGACGGGGGCCACATCATCTCCACGCTGCAGTCCCTAAGGCGGTACCTTGGTGAAACAGAGACCCAAGCCCCCGCTGAGGAGCAGGAGGAGTTTAGCAGGACTCACTTTTCCACCATTCTCAGATGTCTGGTCGGCAAGCTGAGCCCCGACTGGCTGGACCTGCTGCCTGATGGCCAGTTGGAGGAGCTGTGGGCCAGCTTCTTCCTGGAGGGCCCAGCTGACCAAGCCTTCCTGGTGCTGATGGAGTCCATTGAGGGCGCTGCCAG CCCCAGCTTCCGTTTGATGAAGATGGCGCAGCTGCTGGCCAGGTTCCTGAGTGCAGGCAGGATGGCTGCTGTGATGGAGGGGCAGTGTGGGCAGCAGGCGGGGCCGGCCTCCCGCCTGCTCCAGGAGACCCTTCTCACCAGGGTCGTGGGCCTGCCCGATCGCCTGGGCAACCGTCTGCAGCAGGAGACGCTGGCCGCCTTCTTCCCTCAGAACTACTTTCCTCTGCTGGGCGAGGAGGTCCTGCGAGTGCTGCAGGCGGTGGTGGACTCTCTCCGAG gTGGCTTGGACTGCTccatctcctttctgtctcagGTCCTGGGCAAAGCCTGTGTCCACGGGAGACAGC AGGAGATCCTGGGTGTGCTGGTGCCCCGGCTGACGGTGCTCACCCAGGGCAACTGCCTCTGGCAGCGGGTCTGCTGGCGCCTGGTGGAGCGTGTGCCCGACCAGGCCATGGAGGCCGTGCTGAAGGGGCTCGTGGAGGCCTCCCCGGG GCCAGAGGTCCTCTCGCGGCTGCTGGGGAACCTGGTGACAAAGAGCAAGAAGGCCCAGTTTGTGATGACGCGGAAGCTGCTGTTCCTACAGTACAGCTGCTCG ACGCCCATGCTGCAGAGCCTCCTGGGGTACCTGGCCATGGACAGCCAGCGGCGCCTGCTCCTCGTGCAG GCGCTGAAGGAGCTCCTGGAGACGTGGGGCAGCAGCAGTGCCATCCGCCACGCACCCCTGGAGCAGCAGCGCTACGTCAGCAAGGCCTTACTCATCTGCCTGGTGCACCTGGGGGAGGCGGAACTCCAGGCCAGCCGGGACG AGTTGCTGGCCAGCCTGATGGAGGGAGTGAAGAGCCgcctggacagcagcctgccGCCCGTGCGCCGCCTGGGCATGATTGTGGCCGAGGTGGCCAGCGCCCGGCTGCACCCCGAGGGGCCTCCCCTGAAGTTCCAG TATGAAGAGGATGATCTGACCCGAGAGATGCTGGCCTTGGCCGCGCCCCGGCCCGCGGCTGACAGCCCTTTGGAGGCGGG CCCGCCTGTGGCTCCCGTCGGTGGGGAGTCTCCTGACCAAGAGACGGTGGACGGTGGCGGCCCCCAGGCTGGGCGGGAGGGCTCCGACTCCGAGCTGGACAG TGATGATGAGCTTGTCCCCTACGACATGTCGGGGGACGGGGAGCAGAGGAGCAGCAAGACACCCGCGTACGTGCGGGACTGCCTGGAAG CTCTGACCGCATCTGAGGACTGGGAGCGCTGGGAGGCGGCCCTGCAGGCCCTGGAAGGGCTGATCCTTAAGAGCCCGGCTGCCACCCGGGAG GTGAGCCTGGAGCTGGCCAAGGTGCTGCTGCACCTGGAGGAGAAGACAGCCGTGGCGGGGTTTGAGGGGCTGCGCCAGAGGGCGCTGGTGGCCGTCACAGTCACGGACGCGGCGCGG GTGGCGGAGTACCTGGCCACACAGTTCTACGCCCTCAACTACAGCCTCCGGCAGCGCATGGACATTCTGGAC GTCCTGGCCCTGGCCGCCCAGGAGCTGTCCCGGCCTGGGCGCCTCGGGAGGGCCGCCCAGCGGGGCCCCCCGgggcccagctcccagcccagtGGGGCCACGGTCCCGGCCTGGCAGGCGGTGGTGGAAGAGCGTGTCAGACGCAAGACCCGGCGGTTCTGCAAG CAGGGCTCCACGGGGCGGGCAGCAGCTGCTGGCCCCAATGAATTCAACGTGGTGGCTGGATacttcttcttccctctccttcagcGTTTTGACAG GCCTGTGGTGACCTTTGACCTTTTGGGAGATGACCAGCTGGTCCTCGGGAGACTGGCCCACACCTTAGGGGCCCTGATGTATCTGGCTGTGAACACGGCG GTGGCTGTGCCCATGGGCAAGGCCCTGCTGGAGTTCGTGTGGGCTCTTCGTTTCCACGGGGATGC CTATGTGCGCCAGGGCCTGCTGTCCGCCGTCTCCTCCGTCCTTCTCAGTGTGCCAGCTGAGCGGCTGCTGGCAGACCTACCAGACGAGCTTCTGGAGGCCCGGTCCTGGCTGGCAG ACGTGGCGGAGCAGGACGCGGATGAGGACTGCCGGCTGCTGGCAGTGAAGGCGCTGCTGTTGCTGGAGAAGCTCCGTGACAGGCTCCTCCCGCTCTCGTCTCCCTAG
- the TELO2 gene encoding telomere length regulation protein TEL2 homolog isoform X3 encodes MDPVASAVRLAVQEALHILSSSEDGGHIISTLQSLRRYLGETETQAPAEEQEEFSRTHFSTILRCLVGKLSPDWLDLLPDGQLEELWASFFLEGPADQAFLVLMESIEGAASPSFRLMKMAQLLARFLSAGRMAAVMEGQCGQQAGPASRLLQETLLTRVVGLPDRLGNRLQQETLAAFFPQNYFPLLGEEVLRVLQAVVDSLRGGLDCSISFLSQVLGKACVHGRQQEILGVLVPRLTVLTQGNCLWQRVCWRLVERVPDQAMEAVLKGLVEASPGPEVLSRLLGNLVTKSKKAQFVMTRKLLFLQYSCSTPMLQSLLGYLAMDSQRRLLLVQALKELLETWGSSSAIRHAPLEQQRYVSKALLICLVHLGEAELQASRDELLASLMEGVKSRLDSSLPPVRRLGMIVAEVASARLHPEGPPLKFQYEEDDLTREMLALAAPRPAADSPLEAGPPVAPVGGESPDQETVDGGGPQAGREGSDSELDSDDELVPYDMSGDGEQRSSKTPAYVRDCLEALTASEDWERWEAALQALEGLILKSPAATREVSLELAKVLLHLEEKTAVAGFEGLRQRALVAVTVTDAARVAEYLATQFYALNYSLRQRMDILDVLALAAQELSRPGRLGRAAQRGPPGPSSQPSGATVPAWQAVVEERVRRKTRRFCKQGSTGRAAAAGPNEFNVVAGYFFFPLLQRFDRWLCPWARPCWSSCGLFVSTGMPMCARACCPPSPPSFSVCQLSGCWQTYQTSFWRPGPGWQTWRSRTRMRTAGCWQ; translated from the exons ATGgatcctgtggcctctgctgtccGCCTGGCAGTCCAGGAGGCTCTTCACATCCTTTCTTCATCTGAGGACGGGGGCCACATCATCTCCACGCTGCAGTCCCTAAGGCGGTACCTTGGTGAAACAGAGACCCAAGCCCCCGCTGAGGAGCAGGAGGAGTTTAGCAGGACTCACTTTTCCACCATTCTCAGATGTCTGGTCGGCAAGCTGAGCCCCGACTGGCTGGACCTGCTGCCTGATGGCCAGTTGGAGGAGCTGTGGGCCAGCTTCTTCCTGGAGGGCCCAGCTGACCAAGCCTTCCTGGTGCTGATGGAGTCCATTGAGGGCGCTGCCAG CCCCAGCTTCCGTTTGATGAAGATGGCGCAGCTGCTGGCCAGGTTCCTGAGTGCAGGCAGGATGGCTGCTGTGATGGAGGGGCAGTGTGGGCAGCAGGCGGGGCCGGCCTCCCGCCTGCTCCAGGAGACCCTTCTCACCAGGGTCGTGGGCCTGCCCGATCGCCTGGGCAACCGTCTGCAGCAGGAGACGCTGGCCGCCTTCTTCCCTCAGAACTACTTTCCTCTGCTGGGCGAGGAGGTCCTGCGAGTGCTGCAGGCGGTGGTGGACTCTCTCCGAG gTGGCTTGGACTGCTccatctcctttctgtctcagGTCCTGGGCAAAGCCTGTGTCCACGGGAGACAGC AGGAGATCCTGGGTGTGCTGGTGCCCCGGCTGACGGTGCTCACCCAGGGCAACTGCCTCTGGCAGCGGGTCTGCTGGCGCCTGGTGGAGCGTGTGCCCGACCAGGCCATGGAGGCCGTGCTGAAGGGGCTCGTGGAGGCCTCCCCGGG GCCAGAGGTCCTCTCGCGGCTGCTGGGGAACCTGGTGACAAAGAGCAAGAAGGCCCAGTTTGTGATGACGCGGAAGCTGCTGTTCCTACAGTACAGCTGCTCG ACGCCCATGCTGCAGAGCCTCCTGGGGTACCTGGCCATGGACAGCCAGCGGCGCCTGCTCCTCGTGCAG GCGCTGAAGGAGCTCCTGGAGACGTGGGGCAGCAGCAGTGCCATCCGCCACGCACCCCTGGAGCAGCAGCGCTACGTCAGCAAGGCCTTACTCATCTGCCTGGTGCACCTGGGGGAGGCGGAACTCCAGGCCAGCCGGGACG AGTTGCTGGCCAGCCTGATGGAGGGAGTGAAGAGCCgcctggacagcagcctgccGCCCGTGCGCCGCCTGGGCATGATTGTGGCCGAGGTGGCCAGCGCCCGGCTGCACCCCGAGGGGCCTCCCCTGAAGTTCCAG TATGAAGAGGATGATCTGACCCGAGAGATGCTGGCCTTGGCCGCGCCCCGGCCCGCGGCTGACAGCCCTTTGGAGGCGGG CCCGCCTGTGGCTCCCGTCGGTGGGGAGTCTCCTGACCAAGAGACGGTGGACGGTGGCGGCCCCCAGGCTGGGCGGGAGGGCTCCGACTCCGAGCTGGACAG TGATGATGAGCTTGTCCCCTACGACATGTCGGGGGACGGGGAGCAGAGGAGCAGCAAGACACCCGCGTACGTGCGGGACTGCCTGGAAG CTCTGACCGCATCTGAGGACTGGGAGCGCTGGGAGGCGGCCCTGCAGGCCCTGGAAGGGCTGATCCTTAAGAGCCCGGCTGCCACCCGGGAG GTGAGCCTGGAGCTGGCCAAGGTGCTGCTGCACCTGGAGGAGAAGACAGCCGTGGCGGGGTTTGAGGGGCTGCGCCAGAGGGCGCTGGTGGCCGTCACAGTCACGGACGCGGCGCGG GTGGCGGAGTACCTGGCCACACAGTTCTACGCCCTCAACTACAGCCTCCGGCAGCGCATGGACATTCTGGAC GTCCTGGCCCTGGCCGCCCAGGAGCTGTCCCGGCCTGGGCGCCTCGGGAGGGCCGCCCAGCGGGGCCCCCCGgggcccagctcccagcccagtGGGGCCACGGTCCCGGCCTGGCAGGCGGTGGTGGAAGAGCGTGTCAGACGCAAGACCCGGCGGTTCTGCAAG CAGGGCTCCACGGGGCGGGCAGCAGCTGCTGGCCCCAATGAATTCAACGTGGTGGCTGGATacttcttcttccctctccttcagcGTTTTGACAG GTGGCTGTGCCCATGGGCAAGGCCCTGCTGGAGTTCGTGTGGGCTCTTCGTTTCCACGGGGATGC CTATGTGCGCCAGGGCCTGCTGTCCGCCGTCTCCTCCGTCCTTCTCAGTGTGCCAGCTGAGCGGCTGCTGGCAGACCTACCAGACGAGCTTCTGGAGGCCCGGTCCTGGCTGGCAG ACGTGGCGGAGCAGGACGCGGATGAGGACTGCCGGCTGCTGGCAGTGA
- the TELO2 gene encoding telomere length regulation protein TEL2 homolog isoform X2 — protein sequence MDPVASAVRLAVQEALHILSSSEDGGHIISTLQSLRRYLGETETQAPAEEQEEFSRTHFSTILRCLVGKLSPDWLDLLPDGQLEELWASFFLEGPADQAFLVLMESIEGAASPSFRLMKMAQLLARFLSAGRMAAVMEGQCGQQAGPASRLLQETLLTRVVGLPDRLGNRLQQETLAAFFPQNYFPLLGEEVLRVLQAVVDSLRGGLDCSISFLSQVLGKACVHGRQQEILGVLVPRLTVLTQGNCLWQRVCWRLVERVPDQAMEAVLKGLVEASPGPEVLSRLLGNLVTKSKKAQFVMTRKLLFLQYSCSTPMLQSLLGYLAMDSQRRLLLVQALKELLETWGSSSAIRHAPLEQQRYVSKALLICLVHLGEAELQASRDELLASLMEGVKSRLDSSLPPVRRLGMIVAEVASARLHPEGPPLKFQYEEDDLTREMLALAAPRPAADSPLEAGPPVAPVGGESPDQETVDGGGPQAGREGSDSELDSDDELVPYDMSGDGEQRSSKTPAYVRDCLEALTASEDWERWEAALQALEGLILKSPAATREVSLELAKVLLHLEEKTAVAGFEGLRQRALVAVTVTDAARVAEYLATQFYALNYSLRQRMDILDVLALAAQELSRPGRLGRAAQRGPPGPSSQPSGATVPAWQAVVEERVRRKTRRFCKGSTGRAAAAGPNEFNVVAGYFFFPLLQRFDRPVVTFDLLGDDQLVLGRLAHTLGALMYLAVNTAVAVPMGKALLEFVWALRFHGDAYVRQGLLSAVSSVLLSVPAERLLADLPDELLEARSWLADVAEQDADEDCRLLAVKALLLLEKLRDRLLPLSSP from the exons ATGgatcctgtggcctctgctgtccGCCTGGCAGTCCAGGAGGCTCTTCACATCCTTTCTTCATCTGAGGACGGGGGCCACATCATCTCCACGCTGCAGTCCCTAAGGCGGTACCTTGGTGAAACAGAGACCCAAGCCCCCGCTGAGGAGCAGGAGGAGTTTAGCAGGACTCACTTTTCCACCATTCTCAGATGTCTGGTCGGCAAGCTGAGCCCCGACTGGCTGGACCTGCTGCCTGATGGCCAGTTGGAGGAGCTGTGGGCCAGCTTCTTCCTGGAGGGCCCAGCTGACCAAGCCTTCCTGGTGCTGATGGAGTCCATTGAGGGCGCTGCCAG CCCCAGCTTCCGTTTGATGAAGATGGCGCAGCTGCTGGCCAGGTTCCTGAGTGCAGGCAGGATGGCTGCTGTGATGGAGGGGCAGTGTGGGCAGCAGGCGGGGCCGGCCTCCCGCCTGCTCCAGGAGACCCTTCTCACCAGGGTCGTGGGCCTGCCCGATCGCCTGGGCAACCGTCTGCAGCAGGAGACGCTGGCCGCCTTCTTCCCTCAGAACTACTTTCCTCTGCTGGGCGAGGAGGTCCTGCGAGTGCTGCAGGCGGTGGTGGACTCTCTCCGAG gTGGCTTGGACTGCTccatctcctttctgtctcagGTCCTGGGCAAAGCCTGTGTCCACGGGAGACAGC AGGAGATCCTGGGTGTGCTGGTGCCCCGGCTGACGGTGCTCACCCAGGGCAACTGCCTCTGGCAGCGGGTCTGCTGGCGCCTGGTGGAGCGTGTGCCCGACCAGGCCATGGAGGCCGTGCTGAAGGGGCTCGTGGAGGCCTCCCCGGG GCCAGAGGTCCTCTCGCGGCTGCTGGGGAACCTGGTGACAAAGAGCAAGAAGGCCCAGTTTGTGATGACGCGGAAGCTGCTGTTCCTACAGTACAGCTGCTCG ACGCCCATGCTGCAGAGCCTCCTGGGGTACCTGGCCATGGACAGCCAGCGGCGCCTGCTCCTCGTGCAG GCGCTGAAGGAGCTCCTGGAGACGTGGGGCAGCAGCAGTGCCATCCGCCACGCACCCCTGGAGCAGCAGCGCTACGTCAGCAAGGCCTTACTCATCTGCCTGGTGCACCTGGGGGAGGCGGAACTCCAGGCCAGCCGGGACG AGTTGCTGGCCAGCCTGATGGAGGGAGTGAAGAGCCgcctggacagcagcctgccGCCCGTGCGCCGCCTGGGCATGATTGTGGCCGAGGTGGCCAGCGCCCGGCTGCACCCCGAGGGGCCTCCCCTGAAGTTCCAG TATGAAGAGGATGATCTGACCCGAGAGATGCTGGCCTTGGCCGCGCCCCGGCCCGCGGCTGACAGCCCTTTGGAGGCGGG CCCGCCTGTGGCTCCCGTCGGTGGGGAGTCTCCTGACCAAGAGACGGTGGACGGTGGCGGCCCCCAGGCTGGGCGGGAGGGCTCCGACTCCGAGCTGGACAG TGATGATGAGCTTGTCCCCTACGACATGTCGGGGGACGGGGAGCAGAGGAGCAGCAAGACACCCGCGTACGTGCGGGACTGCCTGGAAG CTCTGACCGCATCTGAGGACTGGGAGCGCTGGGAGGCGGCCCTGCAGGCCCTGGAAGGGCTGATCCTTAAGAGCCCGGCTGCCACCCGGGAG GTGAGCCTGGAGCTGGCCAAGGTGCTGCTGCACCTGGAGGAGAAGACAGCCGTGGCGGGGTTTGAGGGGCTGCGCCAGAGGGCGCTGGTGGCCGTCACAGTCACGGACGCGGCGCGG GTGGCGGAGTACCTGGCCACACAGTTCTACGCCCTCAACTACAGCCTCCGGCAGCGCATGGACATTCTGGAC GTCCTGGCCCTGGCCGCCCAGGAGCTGTCCCGGCCTGGGCGCCTCGGGAGGGCCGCCCAGCGGGGCCCCCCGgggcccagctcccagcccagtGGGGCCACGGTCCCGGCCTGGCAGGCGGTGGTGGAAGAGCGTGTCAGACGCAAGACCCGGCGGTTCTGCAAG GGCTCCACGGGGCGGGCAGCAGCTGCTGGCCCCAATGAATTCAACGTGGTGGCTGGATacttcttcttccctctccttcagcGTTTTGACAG GCCTGTGGTGACCTTTGACCTTTTGGGAGATGACCAGCTGGTCCTCGGGAGACTGGCCCACACCTTAGGGGCCCTGATGTATCTGGCTGTGAACACGGCG GTGGCTGTGCCCATGGGCAAGGCCCTGCTGGAGTTCGTGTGGGCTCTTCGTTTCCACGGGGATGC CTATGTGCGCCAGGGCCTGCTGTCCGCCGTCTCCTCCGTCCTTCTCAGTGTGCCAGCTGAGCGGCTGCTGGCAGACCTACCAGACGAGCTTCTGGAGGCCCGGTCCTGGCTGGCAG ACGTGGCGGAGCAGGACGCGGATGAGGACTGCCGGCTGCTGGCAGTGAAGGCGCTGCTGTTGCTGGAGAAGCTCCGTGACAGGCTCCTCCCGCTCTCGTCTCCCTAG
- the TELO2 gene encoding telomere length regulation protein TEL2 homolog isoform X4 — translation MDPVASAVRLAVQEALHILSSSEDGGHIISTLQSLRRYLGETETQAPAEEQEEFSRTHFSTILRCLVGKLSPDWLDLLPDGQLEELWASFFLEGPADQAFLVLMESIEGAASPSFRLMKMAQLLARFLSAGRMAAVMEGQCGQQAGPASRLLQETLLTRVVGLPDRLGNRLQQETLAAFFPQNYFPLLGEEVLRVLQAVVDSLRGGLDCSISFLSQVLGKACVHGRQQEILGVLVPRLTVLTQGNCLWQRVCWRLVERVPDQAMEAVLKGLVEASPGPEVLSRLLGNLVTKSKKAQFVMTRKLLFLQYSCSTPMLQSLLGYLAMDSQRRLLLVQALKELLETWGSSSAIRHAPLEQQRYVSKALLICLVHLGEAELQASRDELLASLMEGVKSRLDSSLPPVRRLGMIVAEVASARLHPEGPPLKFQYEEDDLTREMLALAAPRPAADSPLEAGPPVAPVGGESPDQETVDGGGPQAGREGSDSELDSDDELVPYDMSGDGEQRSSKTPAYVRDCLEALTASEDWERWEAALQALEGLILKSPAATREVSLELAKVLLHLEEKTAVAGFEGLRQRALVAVTVTDAARVAEYLATQFYALNYSLRQRMDILDVLALAAQELSRPGRLGRAAQRGPPGPSSQPSGATVPAWQAVVEERVRRKTRRFCKGSTGRAAAAGPNEFNVVAGYFFFPLLQRFDRWLCPWARPCWSSCGLFVSTGMPMCARACCPPSPPSFSVCQLSGCWQTYQTSFWRPGPGWQTWRSRTRMRTAGCWQ, via the exons ATGgatcctgtggcctctgctgtccGCCTGGCAGTCCAGGAGGCTCTTCACATCCTTTCTTCATCTGAGGACGGGGGCCACATCATCTCCACGCTGCAGTCCCTAAGGCGGTACCTTGGTGAAACAGAGACCCAAGCCCCCGCTGAGGAGCAGGAGGAGTTTAGCAGGACTCACTTTTCCACCATTCTCAGATGTCTGGTCGGCAAGCTGAGCCCCGACTGGCTGGACCTGCTGCCTGATGGCCAGTTGGAGGAGCTGTGGGCCAGCTTCTTCCTGGAGGGCCCAGCTGACCAAGCCTTCCTGGTGCTGATGGAGTCCATTGAGGGCGCTGCCAG CCCCAGCTTCCGTTTGATGAAGATGGCGCAGCTGCTGGCCAGGTTCCTGAGTGCAGGCAGGATGGCTGCTGTGATGGAGGGGCAGTGTGGGCAGCAGGCGGGGCCGGCCTCCCGCCTGCTCCAGGAGACCCTTCTCACCAGGGTCGTGGGCCTGCCCGATCGCCTGGGCAACCGTCTGCAGCAGGAGACGCTGGCCGCCTTCTTCCCTCAGAACTACTTTCCTCTGCTGGGCGAGGAGGTCCTGCGAGTGCTGCAGGCGGTGGTGGACTCTCTCCGAG gTGGCTTGGACTGCTccatctcctttctgtctcagGTCCTGGGCAAAGCCTGTGTCCACGGGAGACAGC AGGAGATCCTGGGTGTGCTGGTGCCCCGGCTGACGGTGCTCACCCAGGGCAACTGCCTCTGGCAGCGGGTCTGCTGGCGCCTGGTGGAGCGTGTGCCCGACCAGGCCATGGAGGCCGTGCTGAAGGGGCTCGTGGAGGCCTCCCCGGG GCCAGAGGTCCTCTCGCGGCTGCTGGGGAACCTGGTGACAAAGAGCAAGAAGGCCCAGTTTGTGATGACGCGGAAGCTGCTGTTCCTACAGTACAGCTGCTCG ACGCCCATGCTGCAGAGCCTCCTGGGGTACCTGGCCATGGACAGCCAGCGGCGCCTGCTCCTCGTGCAG GCGCTGAAGGAGCTCCTGGAGACGTGGGGCAGCAGCAGTGCCATCCGCCACGCACCCCTGGAGCAGCAGCGCTACGTCAGCAAGGCCTTACTCATCTGCCTGGTGCACCTGGGGGAGGCGGAACTCCAGGCCAGCCGGGACG AGTTGCTGGCCAGCCTGATGGAGGGAGTGAAGAGCCgcctggacagcagcctgccGCCCGTGCGCCGCCTGGGCATGATTGTGGCCGAGGTGGCCAGCGCCCGGCTGCACCCCGAGGGGCCTCCCCTGAAGTTCCAG TATGAAGAGGATGATCTGACCCGAGAGATGCTGGCCTTGGCCGCGCCCCGGCCCGCGGCTGACAGCCCTTTGGAGGCGGG CCCGCCTGTGGCTCCCGTCGGTGGGGAGTCTCCTGACCAAGAGACGGTGGACGGTGGCGGCCCCCAGGCTGGGCGGGAGGGCTCCGACTCCGAGCTGGACAG TGATGATGAGCTTGTCCCCTACGACATGTCGGGGGACGGGGAGCAGAGGAGCAGCAAGACACCCGCGTACGTGCGGGACTGCCTGGAAG CTCTGACCGCATCTGAGGACTGGGAGCGCTGGGAGGCGGCCCTGCAGGCCCTGGAAGGGCTGATCCTTAAGAGCCCGGCTGCCACCCGGGAG GTGAGCCTGGAGCTGGCCAAGGTGCTGCTGCACCTGGAGGAGAAGACAGCCGTGGCGGGGTTTGAGGGGCTGCGCCAGAGGGCGCTGGTGGCCGTCACAGTCACGGACGCGGCGCGG GTGGCGGAGTACCTGGCCACACAGTTCTACGCCCTCAACTACAGCCTCCGGCAGCGCATGGACATTCTGGAC GTCCTGGCCCTGGCCGCCCAGGAGCTGTCCCGGCCTGGGCGCCTCGGGAGGGCCGCCCAGCGGGGCCCCCCGgggcccagctcccagcccagtGGGGCCACGGTCCCGGCCTGGCAGGCGGTGGTGGAAGAGCGTGTCAGACGCAAGACCCGGCGGTTCTGCAAG GGCTCCACGGGGCGGGCAGCAGCTGCTGGCCCCAATGAATTCAACGTGGTGGCTGGATacttcttcttccctctccttcagcGTTTTGACAG GTGGCTGTGCCCATGGGCAAGGCCCTGCTGGAGTTCGTGTGGGCTCTTCGTTTCCACGGGGATGC CTATGTGCGCCAGGGCCTGCTGTCCGCCGTCTCCTCCGTCCTTCTCAGTGTGCCAGCTGAGCGGCTGCTGGCAGACCTACCAGACGAGCTTCTGGAGGCCCGGTCCTGGCTGGCAG ACGTGGCGGAGCAGGACGCGGATGAGGACTGCCGGCTGCTGGCAGTGA